One region of Camelus bactrianus isolate YW-2024 breed Bactrian camel chromosome 22, ASM4877302v1, whole genome shotgun sequence genomic DNA includes:
- the LOC105068409 gene encoding LOW QUALITY PROTEIN: uncharacterized protein LOC105068409 (The sequence of the model RefSeq protein was modified relative to this genomic sequence to represent the inferred CDS: substituted 1 base at 1 genomic stop codon), translated as MDPVAFEDVAVNFTLEEWALLDFSQKKLYRDVMGETFRNLASLGETWKDHVIEDQYKHQGRKLRSCKVGRICEEKEDSPYEENLSLIPNLSLKKKTLIRVRQWEHKVSGKVFMDHPSHNGYTRSRIGRKPYGYQKYGEKPYKCTVCGKGFSYLQCFEKHERNHKGEKIYKCNECGKAFMWLKTFRRHMVTHTGAASCKCKDCGKTFSSSTSLQVHGRAHTGEKPYKCKHCGKPYGHLQTFQTHERTHTGDKSCECKKCDKAFSCPSSLRIHERTHTGKKPYECKQCGKTFRYYPSFQTHERVHTGEKPYECKPCGKTFSSNIGFQIHERNHAGEKPYECRKCSKAFSCPSSFRKHERTHTGEKPYECKECGKALRALASLRAHTITHTGIGPYKCKQCEKAFISPSSFQIHQRSHTGEKPYECKQCGKAFRYYPSFQKHKRSHTGEKPYECQECGRAFSCSALLXIHERTHTGEKLYECKQCGKACRDYTSLETHVRTHTGEKPYECKQCGKAFRCYQSFWRHERNHTGEKPFECKKCSKAFRCPSYLRTHERTHTREKPYECKQCGKAYRGYSSLQTHERTHTGEKPYACQQCGKAFRWYQSFRRHERTHTGEKPYECKECGKAFNHPTSFRRHERTHRIKSFECKQRGKDFSWPSSLHVNTPTRNKYKCKMRKLDEN; from the exons GACCCAGTGGCCTTTGAAGACGTGGCTGTGAACTTCACCCTGGAGGAGTGGGCTTTACTGGATTTCTCACAGAAGAAACTCTACAGAGATGTGATGGGGGAAACCTTCAGGAACCTGGCCTCATTAG GGGAAACATGGAAAGATCATGTCATTGAAGACCAGTACAAACACCAGGGGAGAAAACTAAG AAGTTGTAAGGTTGGGAGAATCTGTGAAGAGAAAGAAGATAGTCCATATGAAGAAAACTTGAGCCTTATTCCAAACCTCAGTCTGAAGAAGAAAACTCTTATCAGAGTGAGacaatgggaacacaaagtgagTGGAAAAGTCTTCATGGATCATCCATCCCATAATGGGTACACCAGGAGTCGCATTGGACGCAAGCCATATGGGTATCAGAAATACGGAGAGAAGCCATATAAATGCACGGTATGTGGGAAGGGCTTTAGTTATCTGCAGTGTTTtgaaaaacatgaaagaaatcacaaaggagaGAAAATCTATAAATGTAAcgagtgtgggaaagccttcatgTGGCTCAAAACTTTTCGAAGACACATGGTAACACATACTGGAGCTGCCTCTTGTAAGTGTAAGGATTGTGGAAAAACCTTCAGTTCTTCAACTTCACTTCAGGTACACGGAAGAGcccacactggagagaagccctatAAATGTAAACACTGTGGAAAACCCTATGGACATCTCCAGACTTTCCAGACTCATGAGAGGACTCACACAGGAGACAAGTCCTGTGAGTGTAAAAAATGTGATAAAGCCTTCAGTTGTCCCAGTTCTCTTCGAATACATGAAAGAACTCACACTGGAAAGAAACCTTATGAGTGTAAACAATGTGGTAAAACCTTCAGATACTATCCGTCCTTCCAGACACACGAAAGAGTTCATACCGGGGAGAAACCCTATGAGTGTAAGCCATGTGGTAAAACTTTCAGTTCTAACATAGGTTTCCAAATACATGAAAGAAATCACGCTGGAGAAAAACCCTATGAATGCAGAAAATGTAGTAAAGCCTTCAGTTGTCCCAGTTCTTTTCGAAAACATGAAAGAACTCACACTGGGGAAAAACCGTATGAATGTAAGGAGTGTGGGAAAGCCCTTAGAGCTCTCGCGAGCCTCCGAGCGCACACGATCACCCACACTGGCATTGGACCTTATAAATGTAAGCAGTGTGAGAAAGCATTTATCTCTCCCAGCTCATTTCAAATACATCAAAGGagtcacactggagagaaaccgtATGAATGTAAACAGTGTGGTAAAGCCTTCAGATACTACCCTTCCtttcaaaaacacaaaagaagtcacactggagagaaaccctatgagtGTCAGGAGTGTGGAAGGGCTTTTAGTTGTTCAGCTTTGCTTTGAATACATGAAAGAACGCACACTGGAGAGAAACTCTATGAATGTAAACAGTGTGGAAAAGCCTGCCGAGATTACACTTCCTTGGAAACGCACGTAAgaactcacactggagagaaaccctatgaatgtaaacaatgtggaaaagccttcagATGTTATCAGAGTTTTTGGAGACATGAGAGGAATCACACTGGAGAAAAACCCTTTGAATGTAAAAAATGTAGTAAAGCCTTCAGGTGTCCGAGTTACCTTCGAACACATGAAAGAACTCACACTAGAGAAAAGCCCTATGAGTGTAAACAATGTGGTAAAGCCTACAGAGGTTACAGTTCCTTGCAGACACATGAGAGgactcacacaggagagaaaccctatgcGTGCCAGCAATGCGGAAAAGCTTTCAGGTGGTATCAGAGTTTTCGAAGACATGAAAgaactcacactggagagaagccctatgaatgtaaagaatgtgggaaagccttcaatCATCCCACTTCCTTCCGAAGGCATGAAAGGACTCACAGGATAAAATCATTTGAATGTAAACAGCGTGGGAAAGACTTCAGTTGGCCTTCATCCTTACATGTTAACACTCCCaccagaaataaatataaatgtaagatGAGAAAGCTTGATGAAAATTAA